One Nitrospirota bacterium genomic window carries:
- a CDS encoding DNA adenine methylase: MGVPVIDFIIISENKHYSFYLNLKDSDNGLDYVSDGIQTTLFDLLEIDKPLYNANIKKINRPYLRFLKAKADTFQLHNRRYLGNKYKLLGFIEDIVIEKCSSIKSFCDIFAGTGVVGERFNKPEIRVISNDFLYSNYVCLRAFLGTRINVRDIAEKIHYLNNLQVEQDNYFSEHFGNNYFSLENARKIGAIREEIEKIEKIEGVKNILICSLIYAIDKVANTVGHYDAFRKDLDMLQPIKLLVPDIDYLNNGNNEVYKENANILIRQITCDVLYIDPPYNSRQYSDAYHLLENVAQWKKPTVEGVAKKMDRSHIKSSYCLKNAIQAFDDLIKNANCKHILFSYNNTGDSKDGRSNARMSDNDILQILLNKGEVEIFERDYKAFSTGKSNGDGNAERIFYCKVN, from the coding sequence ATGGGTGTCCCTGTAATTGATTTTATTATTATTTCTGAAAACAAGCATTATAGTTTTTACTTAAACTTAAAAGATTCAGACAACGGCCTTGATTATGTTTCAGATGGGATTCAAACTACCTTGTTTGACCTATTGGAAATAGATAAGCCTCTTTATAATGCAAACATAAAAAAAATTAACAGACCGTATCTTCGCTTTCTTAAAGCTAAGGCAGATACTTTCCAATTACACAACAGAAGATACTTAGGCAATAAATATAAATTACTCGGTTTTATTGAAGATATTGTTATAGAAAAATGCAGTAGTATTAAGTCATTTTGCGATATTTTTGCTGGCACCGGTGTTGTTGGCGAAAGATTTAATAAACCAGAAATAAGAGTTATTTCTAATGATTTTCTATATAGCAATTACGTGTGTCTAAGAGCATTTCTTGGCACAAGAATAAATGTCAGAGATATTGCAGAAAAGATACATTATCTTAACAACTTACAAGTTGAACAAGACAATTATTTTTCAGAGCACTTTGGAAATAATTATTTTTCTTTGGAAAATGCCAGAAAAATTGGGGCTATTCGCGAAGAGATAGAGAAAATAGAGAAAATAGAGGGAGTAAAAAATATTCTTATCTGTTCCTTAATTTACGCTATAGATAAAGTTGCAAATACAGTTGGACATTATGACGCTTTTCGTAAAGATTTGGATATGTTGCAACCCATAAAGTTATTAGTCCCCGATATTGATTATCTAAATAATGGAAATAATGAGGTTTATAAAGAGAATGCAAATATTTTGATTAGACAAATTACTTGCGATGTTCTTTATATTGATCCGCCATACAATTCTCGTCAATATTCTGATGCGTATCATTTATTAGAAAATGTAGCGCAATGGAAAAAACCAACAGTTGAGGGTGTAGCTAAAAAAATGGATCGTTCACACATCAAAAGTTCATATTGTCTAAAAAATGCCATTCAAGCATTTGATGACTTAATTAAAAATGCAAATTGTAAACATATTCTATTTTCTTATAATAATACAGGCGATTCTAAAGATGGACGTTCAAATGCCAGAATGAGTGATAATGATATTTTGCAAATATTGTTAAATAAAGGGGAGGTTGAAATTTTTGAAAGAGATTACAAGGCCTTCAGTACTGGAAAGAGCAATGGCGATGGTAACGCAGAGCGTATTTTTTATTGTAAAGTAAACTAA
- a CDS encoding DUF1778 domain-containing protein, giving the protein MAQTKGKEAVSINIRAKTQQRDLIDQAAERLGRSRSDFMLSVACREAEDVLLDQAFFMVNAGTFAAFQAMLDEPLPPTDRLRRLLKTKAPWDK; this is encoded by the coding sequence ATGGCACAGACAAAAGGGAAAGAAGCCGTATCAATCAACATACGAGCCAAAACGCAACAACGCGATCTTATAGACCAAGCTGCCGAACGGCTTGGCCGTAGCCGCTCAGATTTTATGCTTAGCGTTGCGTGCCGTGAAGCGGAGGACGTGCTGCTTGACCAGGCATTTTTCATGGTCAACGCTGGCACTTTCGCCGCGTTTCAGGCAATGCTTGATGAGCCACTACCGCCGACCGACAGGCTACGCCGATTACTAAAGACGAAAGCCCCTTGGGACAAATGA
- a CDS encoding GNAT family N-acetyltransferase: MTTFVLTPPLPISAAHVLDGFECGEPSLDEWLKKRALKNHASGASRCFVVCHGADVIGYYSLSAGAIRHESVTKAMRHNMPDPLPVLLLGRLAIDQRYHNQGLGRALLRDAMIRAVNVSSDAGIFALMVHALSEQAKRFYLSRGFVESPLQPTTLMMTLATVRSILAESD; the protein is encoded by the coding sequence ATGACGACGTTTGTTCTAACACCCCCATTACCAATTTCAGCCGCTCATGTCCTTGATGGTTTTGAATGCGGAGAGCCGTCACTGGATGAATGGCTGAAAAAGCGGGCACTCAAAAACCATGCTTCAGGAGCCTCACGTTGCTTTGTTGTTTGCCACGGTGCGGATGTAATCGGTTATTATAGCTTGTCAGCAGGAGCAATCAGGCATGAATCAGTAACTAAGGCTATGCGGCACAATATGCCCGATCCATTGCCGGTGCTACTGCTTGGCCGGTTGGCGATTGACCAGCGTTATCATAATCAAGGACTTGGCCGCGCACTGTTACGCGATGCCATGATTAGAGCCGTCAACGTTTCCAGCGATGCGGGTATTTTTGCGCTCATGGTTCATGCGTTATCAGAACAAGCCAAACGTTTCTATCTATCACGCGGTTTTGTAGAGTCCCCGTTGCAACCTACGACCCTTATGATGACTTTGGCAACAGTGCGCTCTATTTTGGCCGAATCGGATTGA
- a CDS encoding glycosyltransferase family 9 protein: MKLNPVDSIVYVLMKLLKRFFDSRLCGIEYFEPTLTRRILIISSTALGDTLLSTPAIAAVRRRYPEAAIFALIHTNYMELVATNPHIDEFIPYYGGYKKFLETTLRLRKLKPDTAFILHGNEPQATPLAYLAGARFIFKIPIPSQYGFLLSNHTNGFTDSPWQHHAISVRLKTASFAGCKEDDLKMVLPVSAQDSDTVKHLFHKLGFESRHVLIGLQPGAALSYKMWPQSNFTSLGKKLVELIPDVRIVVTGSKAERALCTKIATDIGQKAVPVCGELPLRLLGALIKELTVLITNDTGTMHVAIAVGTKTVSLFCPSNHWGVGRAYDFHLHKVIYKERPCDPCITKKCKNPHCMEQISLEDVFSAVKELLGKDSYI; encoded by the coding sequence ATGAAGCTTAATCCTGTTGACAGCATTGTCTATGTTTTAATGAAGTTGTTAAAAAGATTCTTTGACAGCAGATTATGTGGTATTGAGTATTTTGAACCAACGTTAACCAGAAGGATTTTAATCATCTCCTCAACCGCTTTGGGTGACACGCTGCTTTCCACACCTGCAATAGCAGCCGTAAGAAGACGCTACCCTGAGGCAGCAATTTTTGCTCTTATTCATACAAATTACATGGAGCTCGTTGCCACTAACCCCCATATTGATGAGTTTATCCCATATTATGGCGGATACAAAAAATTTTTAGAAACCACATTACGTCTCCGTAAGCTCAAACCAGACACAGCATTTATACTGCATGGCAATGAACCGCAGGCAACCCCTTTGGCATATCTTGCCGGAGCAAGATTTATCTTTAAAATACCGATTCCGTCTCAGTACGGTTTTTTATTAAGTAATCACACAAACGGCTTTACTGACAGCCCGTGGCAACATCACGCCATATCGGTTCGGCTGAAGACCGCCTCATTTGCCGGTTGCAAAGAGGATGATCTTAAAATGGTGCTGCCAGTAAGCGCTCAAGACTCAGACACTGTAAAACATCTGTTTCACAAACTTGGATTTGAAAGCAGACATGTTTTAATAGGTCTTCAGCCGGGAGCCGCTCTTAGCTACAAAATGTGGCCACAGAGTAATTTCACCTCTCTTGGCAAAAAACTCGTTGAACTTATACCTGATGTCAGAATAGTAGTTACCGGCTCAAAAGCAGAAAGAGCACTGTGCACAAAAATTGCCACCGATATTGGCCAAAAAGCTGTGCCGGTTTGCGGAGAGCTTCCGTTAAGATTACTTGGAGCGCTTATTAAAGAGTTGACAGTCCTTATAACTAATGACACCGGCACAATGCACGTGGCAATAGCCGTTGGCACTAAAACCGTGTCCCTGTTTTGCCCGTCAAACCACTGGGGAGTAGGCAGAGCATATGATTTTCACCTTCATAAGGTAATCTACAAAGAGCGCCCATGTGACCCGTGCATTACAAAAAAATGTAAAAATCCCCACTGTATGGAGCAAATCAGCTTAGAGGATGTTTTTTCAGCCGTAAAGGAGCTTCTTGGCAAAGATAGCTATATATAA
- a CDS encoding glycosyltransferase family 4 protein produces the protein MAKIAIYNLTTTTKAGGVETFVWGIARGLATLGHEVHIYGGKSNDNFPETDGVTVFTYPYLNRELIPFVGSRLRKFIERLSFAFFAISPLIKRSYDIIYIHKSFDLPAALYIRLRTGARVFFHSHGTEFFPGFGSLVRRVDKFFSCSQFNAASVEKRTGINPVVIYNGVDTDFFKPSEPDENFVKQYCSHGEKILITVCRLVGWKGVQYAIAALPEILTKHRVKYLIIGDGEFRKSLERKAQDLKVDGDVVFLGKIANKDMPLYYHLASVAVYPSVADETFGISIAEAMSCGVPVVATRVGGIPEVLSDDAGVLIPPRDEHALGSAVNALLSDSSLAASTGKNGRQRCLDNFSWNTVTDRFDKEAQISG, from the coding sequence TTGGCAAAGATAGCTATATATAATTTGACAACCACTACTAAAGCCGGAGGCGTAGAGACTTTCGTCTGGGGCATTGCACGCGGGCTTGCAACACTAGGACATGAAGTTCATATCTATGGCGGTAAGTCAAATGATAACTTTCCTGAAACTGATGGTGTTACGGTCTTCACATACCCATATCTTAACAGGGAGTTGATACCGTTTGTGGGGTCGCGTCTCAGGAAATTTATAGAGCGCCTTTCGTTTGCTTTTTTTGCCATTTCCCCTCTTATCAAACGCTCTTACGATATAATATACATACATAAGTCTTTTGATTTGCCGGCTGCCCTCTATATCCGCCTGAGGACTGGCGCAAGGGTGTTTTTCCATAGCCATGGGACAGAGTTTTTCCCTGGATTTGGTAGCCTTGTAAGACGGGTCGATAAGTTTTTTTCTTGTAGCCAGTTTAATGCCGCTTCAGTGGAAAAGAGAACTGGAATTAATCCCGTTGTTATTTATAATGGGGTAGATACGGATTTTTTTAAGCCCTCAGAGCCTGATGAAAATTTCGTAAAGCAATATTGTTCCCATGGTGAAAAGATTCTTATCACAGTTTGCAGACTGGTTGGATGGAAAGGAGTACAATATGCTATAGCGGCATTGCCGGAAATTTTAACTAAACACAGGGTTAAATATTTGATAATTGGAGACGGAGAGTTTAGAAAATCTTTGGAAAGAAAGGCTCAGGATCTAAAGGTTGACGGCGATGTTGTATTTTTAGGTAAAATAGCCAACAAAGATATGCCGCTGTACTATCATCTTGCCAGTGTTGCGGTGTATCCAAGTGTTGCCGATGAAACTTTTGGAATATCTATAGCAGAGGCTATGTCTTGTGGGGTGCCTGTTGTGGCAACTCGGGTTGGAGGAATTCCTGAGGTGCTCTCAGACGATGCCGGAGTGCTTATCCCTCCAAGAGATGAACATGCCCTCGGTAGCGCCGTTAACGCTCTGCTTTCTGACAGTTCATTAGCTGCTTCAACGGGAAAAAATGGCAGACAGCGGTGTCTGGATAATTTTAGCTGGAACACTGTCACAGACAGATTTGATAAGGAGGCACAAATCAGTGGTTAA
- a CDS encoding glycosyltransferase has protein sequence MVKRVVMVSPPFHSVPPLKGAAVEMWMCEVSKRILSFEPHIISISAPYYPDYEYRDGVYHHRVHFGTLYKRLFQKLTRFDPFSYSKRVLKIIHKLNPQIVHLHNSVKWFLPVIKSLYGTATKTVLHLQNEYPVESALSVDAFWGCSSYLMNHYNTSLIDAGTSECIYNGVDLDKYRYFKDVPEDREYVRRRFNIKSDDFVVLYVGRVSAEKGVEHILEAAVSFRDSENVKFFIVGELSEGDLSSSRVRYGIEMLKAAEALGGKVGFTGVFPPQKMHLLYLLGDVLVLPSNFNDPFPFVVLEAMATGLPVIVRKKGGVLDYIKDKENGLFIDETNISGSISKIIGDLIKDSGLRERIGLSGRKTAEERFSWQRISRDCEDGYQRLFE, from the coding sequence GTGGTTAAGCGGGTAGTAATGGTATCACCGCCATTTCATTCTGTTCCTCCGCTTAAGGGAGCAGCCGTTGAGATGTGGATGTGTGAAGTCTCAAAGAGAATTTTATCGTTTGAACCGCATATAATTTCCATATCTGCCCCGTACTACCCGGACTATGAGTACAGGGATGGTGTATATCATCACAGAGTGCACTTTGGAACGCTATACAAACGGTTGTTTCAAAAACTGACCCGTTTCGATCCGTTTTCGTACTCTAAGCGTGTTTTAAAAATAATTCATAAACTAAATCCACAAATCGTTCATCTGCATAACTCTGTTAAGTGGTTTTTACCAGTGATAAAATCCCTCTATGGAACGGCAACTAAAACCGTGCTGCATCTTCAAAATGAGTACCCTGTGGAGAGTGCGCTCAGTGTTGACGCTTTTTGGGGCTGTAGCAGCTATCTGATGAACCATTACAACACTTCATTAATAGATGCAGGTACCAGTGAGTGTATTTATAACGGCGTGGATTTAGATAAGTACAGGTATTTTAAGGATGTTCCTGAGGACAGAGAATATGTACGGCGGCGGTTTAACATAAAATCAGATGATTTTGTCGTCTTATATGTAGGACGGGTATCAGCCGAAAAGGGTGTTGAGCACATACTGGAGGCGGCAGTTTCTTTTCGGGATAGCGAAAATGTAAAGTTTTTTATAGTAGGAGAGCTTTCTGAAGGGGATTTAAGCAGCAGCAGGGTAAGGTATGGTATTGAAATGTTAAAGGCAGCTGAAGCTTTGGGCGGAAAGGTGGGTTTTACAGGAGTATTTCCTCCGCAAAAGATGCACCTTCTGTATCTTTTGGGAGATGTGCTGGTGCTTCCTTCAAATTTTAATGATCCTTTTCCGTTTGTTGTGTTAGAGGCTATGGCAACTGGTTTACCGGTAATTGTGCGAAAAAAGGGCGGTGTCCTGGATTATATCAAAGATAAAGAAAACGGTCTGTTCATTGATGAAACTAACATAAGCGGAAGTATTTCAAAAATTATAGGGGATCTTATTAAAGACAGTGGGTTACGAGAGCGCATAGGACTCAGCGGGCGCAAGACCGCAGAGGAGCGTTTCAGTTGGCAGCGCATATCGAGAGATTGTGAAGATGGGTATCAGAGACTTTTTGAATAA